In Leptolyngbya sp. SIO1E4, one DNA window encodes the following:
- a CDS encoding BMC domain-containing protein produces MPEAVGSLETKGFPPVLAAADAMVKAGRVTLVNYIRAGSARFVINIRGDVSEVKMAMEAGVAAAENAPGGVLETWVIIPRPHENVVAVLPIEYSEDVESFRQAVEQPILPGSNGRQT; encoded by the coding sequence ATGCCCGAGGCAGTTGGCTCCCTTGAAACAAAAGGGTTTCCGCCCGTTTTGGCGGCAGCGGATGCAATGGTAAAGGCGGGTCGAGTGACCCTGGTTAACTATATTCGAGCCGGGAGTGCCCGGTTTGTAATCAATATTCGGGGCGATGTCTCCGAAGTTAAGATGGCGATGGAAGCAGGTGTTGCAGCAGCTGAGAACGCCCCTGGCGGTGTATTAGAGACTTGGGTAATTATCCCTCGCCCCCATGAAAATGTAGTGGCAGTCCTCCCCATTGAATATAGTGAAGACGTAGAATCTTTCCGCCAGGCCGTTGAGCAGCCCATCTTACCTGGGTCGAATGGCCGCCAGACCTAG
- a CDS encoding carbon dioxide-concentrating mechanism protein CcmK: MPFAVGVIETQGFPAVLAVADAMVKAGRVTLVKYERSESGRQFVAVRGPVSEVKRAVEAGVIVGNNMPNEGTVTAHYIVPNPLENLEAVLPIYFSEESEDHWLEEMRGILPGL; encoded by the coding sequence ATGCCATTCGCTGTCGGTGTCATCGAAACCCAAGGATTTCCTGCCGTTTTGGCAGTCGCAGATGCCATGGTAAAGGCCGGAAGAGTCACCTTGGTGAAGTACGAGCGCTCAGAGAGTGGACGACAGTTTGTGGCCGTTCGCGGCCCTGTATCTGAGGTCAAAAGAGCGGTAGAAGCGGGTGTCATCGTCGGTAACAATATGCCGAATGAAGGAACGGTCACCGCCCACTATATTGTTCCAAATCCCCTCGAAAATTTGGAAGCTGTATTGCCGATTTATTTCAGTGAAGAGTCTGAAGACCACTGGCTAGAAGAGATGCGAGGCATATTACCTGGCCTGTAG
- a CDS encoding nucleoside hydrolase has product MAEHPLIIDCDPGVDDAIALMLALSAPELSVQGITVVAGNVPLALTQRNARQICELVGRRDIPLYAGCPRPLVRSLITAEDIHGKTGLDGATLPDPTLPLQPSHAVTYLIETLQAAPRPITLATLGPLTNVAVALIQAPSIVDKIANIVMMGGGITQGNITPVAEFNIFVDPHAAQVVFTAGIPITLLSLDLTHQVLTTPDRLAALQALGTPMSQVAFALLSHYGKADQEKLGMVGAPLHDPCVIAYLLRPDLFTSYLGDIQVEINSPLTLGQTIASPYSPNDHPPVTIVNGVNSDGVYDLLTKHLGNP; this is encoded by the coding sequence ATGGCTGAACATCCCCTCATTATCGATTGTGACCCCGGTGTAGATGACGCGATCGCGCTCATGCTGGCACTCAGTGCTCCTGAACTCTCAGTGCAAGGCATTACCGTTGTGGCGGGCAATGTCCCTTTAGCCTTAACCCAGCGCAACGCCCGTCAGATTTGTGAACTGGTAGGACGCCGAGATATTCCCCTCTATGCCGGGTGCCCACGACCGCTAGTGCGATCGCTCATCACCGCTGAAGACATTCACGGCAAGACTGGCCTAGATGGAGCCACGTTACCGGATCCCACCCTCCCCTTACAGCCCTCCCATGCCGTGACCTACTTGATCGAAACACTCCAGGCTGCACCCCGCCCCATCACCCTGGCAACCCTAGGCCCCTTGACCAACGTGGCCGTAGCCCTGATCCAAGCCCCCAGTATTGTGGACAAGATTGCCAACATCGTCATGATGGGCGGCGGCATTACCCAGGGCAACATCACCCCGGTCGCAGAATTCAACATTTTTGTAGATCCCCATGCCGCCCAGGTTGTATTCACAGCAGGCATCCCCATCACCCTACTCAGCCTGGATCTGACCCACCAAGTCTTAACCACCCCGGATCGCCTCGCAGCACTGCAGGCTCTCGGAACTCCGATGAGCCAAGTCGCGTTTGCCTTACTCAGCCACTACGGCAAAGCCGATCAGGAAAAGCTGGGAATGGTTGGAGCACCCCTGCATGACCCCTGCGTTATTGCCTATCTCCTGCGTCCAGACCTGTTCACCAGCTATCTGGGCGATATCCAGGTTGAAATCAACAGCCCCCTGACCCTAGGGCAAACCATCGCCAGCCCCTATAGCCCCAACGATCATCCACCCGTGACCATCGTCAACGGGGTGAATTCTGACGGTGTTTACGACTTACTGACAAAACATCTTGGAAATCCTTGA
- a CDS encoding S-layer homology domain-containing protein, whose product MLQAKSPMVGGRVRDAIASVVALGLLASCAGGPFGEAVERSLEADPQLEESPAFGGSSAPEPEDEPPSDTPQSPRSTDDAPAAPAPDDPEETASLLVVPEPGEADFIGPVWPAETLTAASSEDGHRFQDNTVSLEGIPVDLQAYIQDLQALDLIAINESPPADGEEMSAGSPFNQTITRREYAQWLFDAYNTLHADEPGERLRAGVSTDETVFQDVATTDAAFAAIQGLAAAGIIPSPLTGNGTAVTFRPDAPLAREDLVLWKVPLDTRSTLPNTSPEAVTETWGFQDAASVEPLALRAIAADFQLGDFSNIRRAFGYTTLFRPDKAVTRAEAAAVIWRFGDQTNGRSAAQAASSDE is encoded by the coding sequence ATGTTGCAAGCGAAGAGTCCTATGGTCGGCGGCAGGGTTAGAGACGCGATCGCTAGCGTGGTAGCACTCGGTTTGTTAGCCAGCTGTGCTGGGGGGCCATTTGGTGAGGCCGTTGAGCGCTCCTTAGAAGCGGATCCCCAGCTTGAGGAATCGCCTGCATTCGGAGGCTCCTCAGCGCCTGAACCGGAGGATGAGCCGCCTTCTGATACGCCGCAGTCGCCTCGCTCTACGGATGATGCGCCAGCAGCACCTGCGCCAGATGACCCAGAGGAGACCGCGTCTTTGTTGGTGGTGCCTGAGCCCGGTGAGGCCGACTTTATTGGCCCGGTCTGGCCTGCTGAAACATTGACCGCAGCGTCCTCAGAGGATGGCCATCGTTTCCAAGACAACACAGTCTCTCTAGAGGGTATCCCGGTAGATTTGCAGGCCTATATTCAGGACTTGCAGGCGTTGGATCTGATTGCAATCAACGAAAGCCCACCCGCAGATGGAGAGGAGATGTCGGCGGGCTCACCCTTTAACCAGACGATTACGCGTCGGGAATATGCCCAGTGGCTCTTTGACGCCTACAACACCCTGCATGCTGATGAACCGGGTGAGCGGTTGAGAGCTGGTGTCTCGACGGATGAAACGGTGTTTCAAGATGTGGCGACAACGGATGCCGCGTTTGCGGCCATTCAAGGATTGGCTGCGGCAGGCATTATTCCCAGTCCTTTAACGGGAAATGGCACAGCGGTGACATTCCGCCCAGATGCGCCCCTGGCTAGGGAAGACCTAGTGCTTTGGAAAGTGCCTTTAGATACGCGCTCAACCCTGCCGAATACCTCGCCAGAAGCGGTGACTGAGACCTGGGGATTTCAAGATGCTGCTAGCGTTGAACCGTTGGCCCTAAGAGCTATCGCCGCTGACTTTCAGCTGGGAGATTTTTCGAATATTCGCCGAGCTTTTGGCTACACCACCTTGTTTCGTCCAGATAAAGCCGTGACCCGTGCTGAAGCGGCAGCGGTTATCTGGCGATTTGGGGATCAAACCAATGGACGTTCTGCTGCTCAAGCCGCCTCTTCTGATGAATAG
- the psaK gene encoding photosystem I reaction center subunit PsaK, with product MHLVLGDRTLAYISLLAAVPTTLTWSPKVAVVMVLCNVLAIAIGKYTIKYPSAGPALPSPTLFGGMGLGALLGTTSLGHLLGAGVILGLASIGAI from the coding sequence ATGCATTTGGTCTTAGGAGACAGAACATTGGCTTATATTTCTTTGCTTGCAGCGGTTCCAACGACTTTAACGTGGAGCCCTAAAGTGGCAGTGGTCATGGTGCTGTGCAATGTGCTGGCGATCGCGATCGGCAAATACACCATCAAGTACCCCAGCGCTGGGCCTGCACTCCCCTCCCCTACACTCTTTGGCGGCATGGGGTTAGGGGCATTATTGGGAACCACCAGCCTCGGCCACCTGCTGGGGGCTGGCGTCATTCTGGGATTGGCCAGTATCGGCGCAATTTAG
- a CDS encoding FtsQ-type POTRA domain-containing protein — protein sequence MTDLSALSPEDLANRRRALRRQRRIRNLKNIWRFLAVSGMTAGTLWLISNPFWLLRSRHQVIVEGNELLSDEAIQSLLPLEYPQPLLGVEPEHMAQFLQTQSPVAYASVTRQLFPPRLEVHVQERQPVAVTVPTHPQPPTQSMQDSTPTHHPGLLDRQGYWTAQVSFTDIDPDFDLPTLKVKGFSAQHQSQWPSLYQAIQASPVGILEVDWRLPSNVILHTQLGMVHLGIYDPRLIRQQLSTLDQLRSLAQAENTPEVEYIDLSNPNSPAIKVVPTP from the coding sequence ATGACCGATTTGTCTGCGCTTTCTCCTGAAGACCTGGCCAACCGTCGGCGTGCCCTAAGACGGCAGCGTCGTATTCGTAATTTGAAAAATATTTGGCGTTTTCTGGCGGTTTCAGGAATGACGGCTGGAACCCTATGGCTTATCTCGAATCCATTCTGGCTCTTGCGCAGCCGCCACCAGGTTATCGTTGAGGGCAACGAACTCCTCTCGGATGAGGCCATTCAATCCCTGCTTCCCCTAGAGTATCCTCAGCCTTTGTTAGGGGTGGAACCTGAACATATGGCCCAATTTCTACAAACCCAGTCGCCAGTTGCCTATGCCAGCGTCACGCGGCAGCTCTTTCCGCCGCGCCTTGAAGTGCATGTGCAAGAACGCCAGCCCGTTGCGGTTACGGTGCCCACGCATCCCCAGCCACCCACCCAGTCGATGCAAGATAGCACACCCACCCATCATCCCGGGTTGTTAGATCGTCAGGGGTACTGGACAGCGCAAGTCAGCTTTACCGATATTGATCCTGACTTTGATTTGCCGACGCTCAAGGTAAAAGGCTTTAGTGCCCAACATCAGTCACAGTGGCCCAGTTTGTATCAAGCTATTCAAGCAAGTCCTGTGGGGATATTGGAGGTTGACTGGCGTCTTCCTAGCAATGTAATTCTGCACACCCAGCTAGGGATGGTGCATTTGGGTATTTACGATCCCCGCTTGATTCGGCAACAGCTATCTACCCTGGATCAGTTACGATCGCTGGCTCAGGCTGAGAATACGCCGGAAGTGGAATACATTGACTTGAGCAACCCCAACTCTCCAGCTATCAAGGTGGTTCCGACGCCCTAG
- the ftsZ gene encoding cell division protein FtsZ: MSANSTPFDAHSDDAFTVNGSHAPVEYASSTEAHDKVDTYSQPGSSPKGAGYANGDLRVVPREMLLNGETVPSNIAKIKVIGVGGGGCNAVNRMIHSGVSGIEFWTVNTDAQALSNVATDNTLQIGQKLTRGLGAGGNPAIGQKAAEESRDELAASLEEADLVFITAGMGGGTGTGAAPVVAEVAKEAGALTVGVVTRPFTFEGRRRTSQAEEGIAALQTRVDTLIVIPNDKLLSVISEQTPVQEAFQAADDVLRQGVQGISDIITIPGLVNVDFADVRAVMADAGSALMGIGIGSGKSRAREAAIAAISSPLLESSIDGASGAVFNITGGGDLTLHEVNAAAEIIYEAVDPNANIIFGAVIDERLQGEVHITVIATGFNLESQPSQLETARITPLKRNNLSVPQAGSNSSGGTGALDIPEFLQRRRPNR; this comes from the coding sequence ATGTCCGCCAATTCAACGCCCTTTGATGCTCATTCCGATGATGCTTTCACAGTGAATGGATCACATGCTCCGGTTGAGTATGCCTCATCAACGGAAGCTCATGATAAAGTTGACACTTATTCACAGCCTGGCAGCAGCCCTAAAGGCGCTGGTTATGCTAATGGTGATCTCAGAGTAGTTCCCAGAGAAATGCTCCTAAACGGTGAGACTGTGCCCAGCAATATTGCAAAAATTAAAGTTATTGGCGTTGGCGGCGGTGGCTGTAATGCAGTTAACCGCATGATTCATAGTGGTGTTTCTGGAATCGAGTTTTGGACAGTCAATACCGATGCTCAGGCGTTATCGAATGTTGCGACAGATAACACCCTACAAATTGGCCAGAAACTGACCCGTGGATTGGGAGCAGGAGGGAATCCTGCTATTGGTCAGAAAGCTGCTGAAGAATCGCGAGATGAGTTGGCTGCCTCCTTGGAAGAGGCTGATTTGGTCTTTATTACCGCTGGAATGGGCGGCGGCACTGGAACTGGAGCTGCTCCAGTGGTTGCAGAAGTGGCTAAAGAGGCCGGGGCTCTGACAGTGGGCGTTGTAACTCGCCCCTTTACATTCGAAGGCCGTCGTCGTACTTCCCAAGCTGAAGAGGGGATTGCTGCCCTGCAGACGCGGGTTGACACCTTGATTGTGATTCCTAATGACAAGCTCTTGTCCGTCATTTCTGAGCAGACGCCTGTGCAAGAAGCGTTTCAGGCTGCAGATGATGTTTTGCGTCAGGGTGTTCAGGGCATCTCAGACATTATTACTATTCCAGGGCTCGTGAATGTTGACTTTGCCGACGTGCGGGCGGTCATGGCAGATGCTGGCTCAGCGTTGATGGGTATTGGCATTGGTTCCGGTAAGTCGCGGGCCCGGGAGGCCGCGATCGCCGCAATCTCTTCGCCTTTGCTAGAGTCTTCCATTGACGGAGCTTCGGGTGCGGTCTTTAATATCACGGGCGGAGGTGACTTGACTCTGCATGAAGTGAACGCTGCTGCTGAAATTATTTATGAAGCGGTTGACCCCAATGCCAATATTATTTTTGGGGCTGTGATTGATGAGCGCCTGCAGGGAGAAGTCCACATTACGGTCATTGCAACCGGGTTTAATCTGGAATCTCAGCCGTCACAGTTAGAGACTGCTCGCATTACACCCCTGAAGCGTAACAACCTTAGCGTGCCTCAGGCCGGGAGTAACAGCAGTGGCGGCACTGGGGCTCTCGATATCCCAGAGTTTTTACAACGTCGCCGCCCCAACCGTTAA
- the thiD gene encoding bifunctional hydroxymethylpyrimidine kinase/phosphomethylpyrimidine kinase, producing MNVVVNSLTPPVALTIAGSDSGGGAGIQADLRTFAFHRVHGTSALTCVTTQNTCGVTRVDALPPEAVVAQIEAVVSDIGVQSAKLGMLLNADIMTAVAETMQRQPVEIWVLDPVMVSRTGAQLVDDAAIATLQEVLIPLATILTPNRYEAQILSGLEIRTLADMEAAAVKIHTRGSQAVLVKGGGMPEGLRGVDVWFDGDQLLTLTTETVNTTDTHGTGCTLSAAIAANLALGLDSLTAVRQAKDYVTQALHHALRIGQGQGPIGHFYPLLEGGCQTDSQSGHFSVSGP from the coding sequence TTGAATGTTGTGGTGAATTCGTTGACTCCTCCAGTTGCTTTAACTATTGCTGGCTCTGACAGCGGTGGTGGAGCAGGGATTCAAGCTGATCTCAGAACGTTTGCGTTTCATCGAGTCCATGGAACCAGTGCCCTGACCTGCGTCACGACCCAAAATACCTGTGGGGTGACTCGGGTAGATGCCTTGCCTCCGGAGGCTGTCGTTGCGCAAATTGAAGCCGTTGTGAGTGACATTGGGGTGCAGAGTGCCAAACTGGGCATGTTGCTCAACGCAGACATTATGACAGCGGTTGCGGAGACGATGCAGCGACAGCCGGTTGAGATTTGGGTGCTTGATCCGGTGATGGTCTCTCGGACAGGGGCGCAGCTGGTTGATGATGCCGCGATCGCCACCCTGCAGGAGGTTCTCATCCCCCTAGCGACGATACTGACGCCGAATCGTTATGAAGCTCAAATTCTCAGTGGGTTAGAAATTCGAACGCTGGCCGATATGGAAGCGGCGGCCGTGAAAATTCATACCCGAGGCTCCCAGGCCGTTTTGGTGAAGGGAGGCGGCATGCCAGAGGGGCTACGGGGGGTCGATGTTTGGTTTGATGGGGATCAGCTCCTGACCCTGACGACTGAGACGGTAAATACGACAGATACCCATGGCACTGGCTGTACGTTGTCGGCTGCGATCGCAGCTAACCTGGCATTAGGCCTCGACTCGCTGACAGCTGTGCGCCAGGCAAAAGACTATGTCACCCAGGCCCTCCACCATGCTCTGCGCATTGGTCAGGGGCAAGGCCCCATTGGGCATTTTTACCCGTTATTGGAGGGGGGATGCCAGACCGATTCCCAATCGGGGCATTTCTCGGTCTCTGGGCCATAG
- a CDS encoding ferredoxin:protochlorophyllide reductase (ATP-dependent) subunit N → MTLAKPQTQNLEFDCDTGNYHTFCPISCVAWLYQKIEDSFFLVIGTKTCGYFLQNAMGVMIFAEPRYAMAELEEGDISAKLNDYAELKRLCEQIKRDRNPSVIVWIGTCTTEIIKTDLEGLAPKLEAEIGIPIVVARANGLDYAFTQGEDTVLAAMAHRCPTSKQVTTDAEKEERSGMQKLLSFGRKKEETAAAAESEYRDHPNLVLFGSVPDPIVTQMTLELKKQGIKVGGWLPAKRYTELPVLDEGDYVVGINPFLSRTATTLMRRRKCKLIGAPFPIGPDGTRAWIEKICSVFGIEPQGLEEREAKIWKSLEDYLALVRGKSVFFMGDNLLEISLARFLVRCGMTVSEIGIPYMDKRYQAAELALLEKTCQDMGAPLPKIIEKPDNYNQLQRIKDIQPDLVITGMAHANPLEARGINTKWSVEFTFAQIHGFTNARDILELVTRPLRRNNSLRDLGWDKLVKEEATV, encoded by the coding sequence ATGACCCTGGCCAAACCCCAAACACAAAATCTCGAGTTCGACTGTGACACGGGCAATTATCATACGTTTTGCCCTATTAGCTGTGTTGCCTGGCTCTATCAAAAGATTGAAGACAGCTTTTTCCTCGTCATTGGCACCAAAACCTGTGGCTATTTTCTCCAAAATGCGATGGGCGTGATGATCTTTGCCGAGCCCCGCTACGCCATGGCAGAACTAGAAGAGGGGGATATCTCAGCCAAGTTAAATGACTACGCCGAACTGAAGCGGTTATGTGAGCAGATTAAGCGCGATCGCAATCCTTCCGTGATTGTGTGGATCGGCACCTGCACCACTGAGATTATCAAAACAGACCTCGAGGGACTTGCCCCCAAATTAGAAGCAGAAATTGGCATTCCCATCGTGGTCGCTCGCGCCAATGGCTTGGACTATGCCTTCACTCAAGGAGAAGATACCGTCCTTGCAGCGATGGCCCACCGCTGCCCCACCAGCAAACAGGTCACCACAGACGCCGAAAAAGAAGAACGCAGTGGAATGCAGAAGCTACTGAGCTTTGGTCGTAAAAAAGAGGAGACGGCAGCTGCTGCAGAGTCAGAATATCGGGATCACCCTAACTTGGTTCTGTTTGGCTCTGTCCCTGATCCCATCGTGACCCAAATGACCCTAGAACTGAAGAAGCAGGGCATCAAGGTGGGGGGGTGGCTCCCAGCCAAGCGTTATACCGAGCTGCCCGTCCTCGACGAAGGCGACTACGTGGTCGGCATCAACCCGTTCTTATCCCGCACGGCCACAACCCTAATGCGCCGCCGCAAGTGCAAGCTGATTGGGGCACCCTTCCCGATTGGCCCCGATGGCACTCGCGCCTGGATCGAAAAAATCTGCTCAGTATTTGGCATCGAACCCCAAGGGCTAGAAGAGCGAGAAGCCAAAATCTGGAAATCGCTGGAAGACTACCTGGCTCTGGTTCGTGGGAAGTCAGTGTTCTTCATGGGGGATAATCTGTTAGAGATTTCGCTCGCTCGCTTTTTGGTTCGCTGCGGGATGACCGTATCGGAAATCGGCATTCCCTACATGGATAAGCGCTACCAGGCTGCAGAACTGGCGCTGTTAGAGAAAACCTGCCAGGACATGGGTGCCCCTTTGCCAAAGATTATCGAAAAGCCCGACAATTACAACCAGCTCCAGCGCATTAAGGATATTCAGCCAGATCTGGTCATTACAGGCATGGCCCACGCCAATCCGCTTGAGGCCCGAGGCATCAACACCAAGTGGTCGGTAGAGTTCACCTTTGCTCAAATCCATGGATTCACCAACGCCCGTGACATTCTGGAATTGGTGACCCGTCCCCTACGCCGCAACAACAGCCTACGCGACCTCGGGTGGGATAAGCTCGTCAAGGAAGAAGCAACGGTTTAA
- a CDS encoding DUF5331 domain-containing protein, whose translation MAFFENFVAVIRQKWLDYVQANQAWLELQMRQTSVRTPDGGRRPSSFLILGVVNALEPKLGNLMVPFYQLNSDEDALVEVLGLNFDPEMALDNNTVPPTLEAENTDTSDTPLLSDSVEDL comes from the coding sequence ATGGCCTTTTTCGAGAATTTCGTAGCGGTTATTCGCCAAAAATGGTTGGACTATGTGCAAGCTAACCAAGCATGGTTAGAACTTCAGATGCGCCAGACCTCAGTAAGAACGCCAGATGGCGGTCGTCGCCCATCTTCGTTCCTCATTCTGGGCGTGGTCAATGCGCTGGAGCCTAAGTTAGGGAATCTGATGGTGCCTTTTTACCAGCTCAACTCGGATGAGGATGCCCTGGTAGAAGTGCTGGGTCTGAACTTTGATCCAGAAATGGCTTTAGACAACAATACGGTTCCCCCAACCTTGGAAGCAGAGAATACAGATACCTCTGATACGCCCTTATTATCAGATTCGGTGGAGGATCTCTAA
- the bchL gene encoding ferredoxin:protochlorophyllide reductase (ATP-dependent) iron-sulfur ATP-binding protein — translation MKLSVYGKGGIGKSTTSCNISVALAKRGKKVLQIGCDPKHDSTFTLTGFLIPTIIDTLQEKDFHYEDIWPEDVIYKGYGGVDCVEAGGPPAGAGCGGYVVGETVKLLKELNAFDEYDVILFDVLGDVVCGGFAAPLNYSDYCMIVTDNGFDALFAANRIAASVREKARTHTLRLAGLIGNRTSKRDLIDKYVEHVTMPVLEILPLIEDIRVSRVKGKTLFEMAETDPSLAPVTQYYLNIADQILAEPEGVVPQDAQDRDLFSLLSDFYLNPPETAPQQESELDLMMV, via the coding sequence GTGAAACTCTCTGTTTATGGCAAAGGTGGCATTGGGAAATCCACCACTAGCTGCAATATCTCCGTAGCCCTGGCGAAGCGAGGCAAAAAAGTCCTACAAATTGGCTGCGATCCTAAACATGACAGTACATTTACGCTAACGGGCTTTCTCATCCCCACTATCATTGACACCCTGCAAGAAAAAGACTTCCACTACGAAGACATCTGGCCCGAAGATGTGATCTACAAAGGCTATGGTGGCGTAGATTGCGTCGAAGCCGGGGGGCCGCCAGCTGGGGCTGGCTGTGGGGGCTATGTAGTCGGGGAAACCGTCAAGCTGCTGAAGGAACTCAACGCCTTTGACGAATATGACGTCATTCTGTTTGACGTGTTGGGAGATGTGGTGTGCGGTGGATTTGCTGCCCCTCTCAACTATTCTGACTACTGCATGATCGTTACAGACAATGGCTTTGATGCCTTATTTGCAGCGAATCGTATTGCCGCCTCAGTGCGTGAAAAGGCCCGTACCCATACCCTGCGCCTAGCTGGGCTGATTGGAAATCGAACCTCTAAGCGCGATCTGATCGACAAATACGTCGAGCATGTCACGATGCCCGTACTCGAGATTCTGCCCCTAATTGAAGATATTCGGGTGTCCCGCGTGAAGGGCAAAACCCTCTTTGAAATGGCAGAAACCGACCCGTCTCTAGCCCCCGTAACTCAGTATTACCTCAATATCGCAGACCAGATTCTGGCGGAACCTGAAGGGGTCGTTCCTCAAGATGCGCAAGATCGCGATCTGTTCTCCCTGTTGTCAGACTTCTATCTGAATCCCCCAGAAACAGCCCCTCAGCAAGAATCTGAACTAGACCTGATGATGGTCTGA
- a CDS encoding histone deacetylase — protein MASTLTVIYSEAFLEHDTGRLHPENAGRLVAITQALQALPWASQLHWQQPSPLAARDPLPFIRQLHNLHYISDLEHLAEEGGGLLDPDTPVSPQSYNIALLAVNAWLAGVDTVLQQQQSAFVLARPPGHHAISDRGMGFCLFSNAAIAAHYALQHAAINRVAILDWDVHHGNGTQALVEGNPNIAYCSLHQFPAYPGTGRASEQGFYKNVLNIPMPRGSTLAEYQPQFEQAVVPFLKTFAPDFLIISAGYDANHADPLAGISLKPEDFGIFTRYCREIQPNLLLGLEGGYDPDALAQSVVATIAACLDRDDTSPGIP, from the coding sequence ATGGCTTCTACACTAACGGTGATCTATTCCGAGGCTTTTCTGGAGCATGATACAGGACGGCTGCATCCTGAAAACGCGGGCCGCCTAGTGGCGATCACCCAGGCGCTACAAGCCCTGCCCTGGGCCTCACAACTGCACTGGCAACAACCGTCCCCCCTGGCAGCCCGAGATCCTCTGCCTTTCATTCGCCAACTGCATAACCTGCACTACATCAGCGACTTAGAGCATTTAGCCGAGGAAGGAGGGGGCTTGCTTGATCCAGACACCCCCGTATCCCCCCAAAGCTACAACATTGCGCTGTTAGCGGTTAATGCCTGGCTAGCCGGGGTAGATACCGTTCTGCAACAGCAGCAATCAGCCTTTGTATTGGCCCGCCCGCCAGGGCACCATGCGATCAGCGATCGCGGCATGGGGTTTTGCCTATTTTCTAACGCCGCGATCGCGGCCCACTATGCCCTGCAACATGCCGCCATTAATCGGGTGGCCATTTTGGATTGGGACGTACATCACGGCAATGGTACCCAAGCCCTCGTTGAGGGGAATCCTAACATCGCTTACTGTTCGCTGCATCAGTTTCCGGCTTACCCCGGCACCGGCAGAGCCAGTGAGCAGGGGTTCTACAAAAACGTCCTCAACATTCCGATGCCGCGCGGCAGCACCCTAGCAGAGTATCAGCCTCAGTTTGAGCAGGCCGTGGTGCCCTTCCTGAAGACATTCGCGCCTGATTTTTTGATTATCAGTGCCGGCTATGACGCTAACCATGCCGATCCGCTGGCAGGGATTTCCCTCAAACCTGAGGATTTCGGCATATTCACGCGTTATTGCCGAGAAATTCAGCCTAATCTGCTCTTGGGCCTAGAGGGAGGCTACGACCCTGATGCCCTCGCCCAGTCCGTCGTCGCGACAATCGCCGCTTGTTTAGATCGTGACGACACTTCGCCAGGCATTCCATGA